The genomic segment GGGGAAAGAGGATCACGACCAGAAGCATTGCACGCATGGTGGATAAAGCTACCGTCAAAAGCGGTATCGGACGCAAGATCAGTCCGCACGCCCTTCGGCACAGTTTTGCCACGCATTTGCTGGAAGCCGGCGCGGATTTGCGGTCAATTCAGGAAATGCTGGGGCATGAGAGTCTTTCCACGACTCAGAAATACACGGCGGTTAATATCAACCGTCTGATGGAAGTTTACGATCAAGCCCACCCACGGGCTAAAAAGTAAATGAGACTTGGTTTTTTCCAAGGCGAAGCCGCCGGAAAAAACCTTAGTCGAATTTATCCCGAGTAAGCGAAGCGCGACGCGGGATCCAGGAATTGAAAGGCACTTGGCTTTTCCGAGACGGAAGCCGCCGGAAAAAACCTTAGTCGAATTTATCCCGAGCAAGCGAAGCGCGACGCGGGATCCAGGAATTTATGAGGAGATAAAATGCACATTAAAGGCACAACCATTCTTGCAGTTAAGAAGGATGATAAAATTACTGTCGCCGGTGACGGTCAGGTAACGCTGGATACAACGATACTGAAACATGGCGCACGCAAGGTGCGCAGGCTCTATAACAATGAGGTGATTGTCGGGTTTGCGGGAGCGACCGCCGACGCTTTCACACTCTTTGACCGGTTTGATCAGAAACTGGAGCAATACAACGGCAACCTGTTGCGTGCTGCCGTGGAACTGACCAAAGACTGGCGCACCGACCGGGTTTTGCGCCACCTGGAAGCCCTGATGATTGCGGTCAGCCGGGATTATTCGCTGATTATTTCCGGAAACGGCGATGTTATCGAATCGGATGACGATGTAATGGCCATCGGATCCGGCGGCGCCTACGCGCAGGCGGCGGCGCGTGCGCTGGTGAAACACAGTAATCTTTCCGCCACGGAAATCGCCAGGGAGTCGATGAAAATCGCTTCGGAAATTTGTATTTACACCAATGATCATATTACGCTGGAAGAAATTGACCTGAATGAAGAGAAGCCGAAAGAAGTCAAAAAGAGCAAAAAATAAGGAGCAGGTTTAAAAGATGAATAATTCTGGGTTAACACCCCGTGAGATAGTAGAAAAATTAGACAGGCATATCATCGGCCAGGCTGACGCTAAAAGAGCCGTGGCCATTGCCCTCAGAAACCGCTGGCGGAGGCAAAACGTGCCGGAAGAACTGGCGGATGAAATATCGCCGAAAAATATTATCATGATCGGTCCCACAGGAGTCGGCAAAACGGAAATCGCCCGACGATTGGCCAAACTGGATAATTCGCCGTTTCTGAAAGTGGAAGCATCCAAATTTACGGAAGTCGGGTACGTGGGACGTGATGTGGAATCGATGATACGCGATCTGGTCGAATTGTCGATTAACATGCTGAAGGCTGAAGAACAGGAAAATGTCCAGGCCAAGGCTGCCGAAATTGCGGAGGAGCGGGTTCTCGATCTTCTGATACCGCCGCGACCCGTGGAAAAAAAAGTGGGCGACATGCTGAACGATTCCGATCAGGAACAAATTGATCTTCCATTGACTGACGATCAGATCAAGAAGCAGGATGCGACGAGGGAAAAAATGCGCAAATGGCTTCACGATGGAAAACTTGATGAGCGCATGGTTGAACTGGAAGTGTCAGAACCGAAAAGCGGTCCCATGATTGAGATATTTTCCGCGGCCGGTATGGAAGATATGGGTCTCAATCTGAAGGATATGCTGGGCAATATGATGCCGCAAAAGAAGAAAAGAAGAAATGTGAAAGTACCGGAAGCGATTGAGGTCATGGCGGCCGAAGAGGCCCAGAAGCTGATCGATATGGACAAAGTCACCAGAACGGCGCTGGATCGGGTGGAGCAGTCGGGCATCATTTTTCTGGATGAAATCGACAAGATTGTCGGCGGCGATTCGCAGCATGGTCCGGATGTGTCGCGTGAAGGCGTTCAGAGAGATCTGCTGCCTATTGTCGAAGGTTCGAATGTCAACACCCGTTACGGGATGGTGAAGACCGATCATATTTTGTTTATCGCGGCAGGAGCATTTTCCGGAACAAAACCCTCTGATCTGATTCCGGAGCTGCAGGGGCGTTTCCCGATACGCGTGGAACTGGATTCACTGGGGAAGGATGAGTTTGTAAGGATTCTGACCGAACCCAATAACGCTCTGGTCAAGCAATATACGGAAATGATGGCGACGGAAGACATTCAGCTGTCATTTACCGATGATGCGGTGGAACAGATCGCCGAAGTGGCAACCATCGTCAATGAACGGACGGAAAACATCGGCGCGCGCAGACTTTATACCATCATGGAGACGCTGCTTGAGGACATCTCCTTTGACGCGCCGGATCTTGAGGAAAAGAAAATCGTCATAGACGCAAAATACGTCGAAGAAAAACTGGACAACATCGTCGAAGACGAAGATTTGAGCAGATATATTCTATAAAACGGAGAGCGAAATGGAACATATTCAAAGTTCAATGGAGCGGGCGGACATTCTGCTGGAAGCTCTGCCCTACATCAAGCGGTTTTATAACAAAACGATTGTCGTCAAATACGGCGGACACGCGATGGTCGATCAGGATTTGAAAGACAAATTCGCGCGCGATGTTGTCATGATGAAATATATCGGCATCAATCCCGTAGTCGTGCACGGGGGAGGCCCGCAAATCGGCAGCTTGCTGAAAAAGCTGGGCAAAGAATCCAAATTCATCCAGGGCATGCGAGTAACCGATGAGGAAACCATGAACATCGTTGAGATGGTCCTGGTGGGCATGGTGAATAAGGAAATTGTCGGATTAATTAATCAGCATGGCGGAAAAGCCGTGGGCTTGAGCGGTAAAGACGGTAATATGATTGAAGCTGAAAAATATTTTCTGACGGATGAAAAAGCAAAGAATACCCCTTCCGAAATCATCGATATCGGACTGGTGGGTAAAGTAAAAACCGTTAATACCGAATTGATTGTATCTCTGGGACAGAACGGTTTTATTCCCGTTATCGCGCCAACCGGCATTGGCGAACATGGCGAAACGTATAATATCAATGCCGACATCGTGGCGGGCGAAGTAGCCGCCGCTCTGAAAGCTGAAAAGCTGCTGCTCCTGACGGATGTCGCGGGCGTTCTGGATAAGGACAAGAAACTGATTAACACGATGACGGATAAAGAAGCGTTAAATCTGATCGACGAAGGGATTGTTGAAGGCGGCATGTTTCCTAAAGTGAAATGCTGCCTCAAAGCGTTGCGTGGCGGCGTGAAAAAAACGCACATTGTTGACGGACGTCTGAAGCACGCGATTCTACTGGAGGTCTTTACGGACGAGGGAATCGGCACGGAAATCGTTTTATAAAAAGAAAGAAGAAAGCATAATGAATGAGAAAAAAATAATGGCTCTGGCCGATAAAAATATCATGAATACCTACAGGCGGGTTCCCATTGCGCTGACCAAAGGCGAGGGTGTGAAGGTTTGGGATGCCGAAGGAAAAGAATATCTCGATTTTGTCGCCGGCATCGCCGTCTGCAACTTGGGGCATTCCCATCCCAATGTGGTGAAGGCGATCAAAAAACAGGTGAAAAACCTGACGCATGTATCTAATTTGTATTACACCCAGCCGCAGGCGGAAGTAGCCGCGCTGCTTACGAAGCACTCGTTTGCCGATAAAGCATTTTTCTGCAACAGCGGCGCGGAAGCCAATGAAGCGGCGATCAAACTGGCTCGAAAATACGCCCATGAAAATCTGGGACCGGATAAATTTGAACTGATTACCATGAAAGATTCATTTCACGGCCGCACGATGGCGACCATTACGGCCACGGGGCAGGAAAAATTCCAGTTCGGTTTCACGCCGCTTCTGGATGGCTTCAAATACGCGCCTTTTAACGATCCGGCGGCGCTGGAGGCGGCTATCACGTCCAAGACCTGCGGCATCATGCTGGAACCCATTCAGGGAGAAGGCGGGGTCATTATTCCTGAAGAGTCATATCTGGCAAAGGTCAGGGATATTTGCAACAGGCATAAGATCTTAATGATTGTCGATGAGGTGCAGACCGGTATCGGGCGGACAGGCAAATTATTCGCTTATGAATATTCCGGCATCAAGCCTGATATCATGACACTGGCTAAAGCCCTGGGGAACGGCTTTCCGGTGGGGGCCATGCTGGCGACAGACGAAGTGTCGCGCGCCTTCACACCCGGCAATCACGCGTCCACGTTTGGCGGCAACCTGCTGGCCATGGCGGCGGCCAAAGCAACGCTCAAGACGATGCTGGACGAAGGTGTGTTGGAAAATTGTCGAAAAATGGGAGATTATTTTTTAGCAAAACTGCAGGATTTAAAGGCGAAGCACGCGATCATTTCCGGCGTTCGGGGCAAAGGACTCATGCTGGCCTGTGCGCTCACCATTGAGGGTGCGGATATCGTCAGGACCTGTCAGGAAAAGGGATTGCTCATTAATTGCACCGGTGGAAAAACGCTTCGTTTCGTTCCGCCGCTGACGATCGATCAAAAGGATATTGATGCTGCGATTTCAATACTGGATGCGGTCATGGAGGGAAAATGAAAAAAGACTTGCTGAGTTTTGCCGAAATGGCGCCTGCGGATTTTGAAGAAATCTGGCTTCGAGCCGCCCGGCTCAAGAAAATGCTGAAGGAAGGCAAGGAACATGCTTCACTTAAAGGCAAGACGCTGGGTATGATCTTTGACAAGTCTTCCACGCGGACGAGGATTTCATTTGAAGTCGGCATGTATCAATTGGGCGGCATCGCGCTTTTTTTGAATTCACGGGACACGCAAATCGGACGCGGCGAAACCCTTGCGGATTCCGCCCGGATGATGTCGTGTTATCTCAACGGAATAATGATCCGGACCTTTGCCCAGGACAGTGTCGAAGAACTGGCCCGATACGCGTCCATCCCGGTTATCAACGGACTTACGGATCTCCTGCATCCCTGTCAGATCCTGGCGGACTTGTTTACAATCAAGGAGAAAAAAGGGTCTTACGAAGGCGTAAAGGTGGCCTATATCGGAGACGGCAACAATGTCGCCAACAGCTGGATCGAAGCGGCGACGCGTCTGCCTTTTTCACTTGTTCTGGCTTGTCCCGAAGGTTATGATCCGGACAGCCGGTTGATGGAGGAGGGCAGGAAAAACGGACAAGGTCGTGTTCAGTTGTATCGCGATCCTTTCGAGGCGGCCAAGGACGCAGATGTGCTCTACACGGATGTCTGGACGAGCATGGGGCAGGAGGCCGAATCTCAGGAACGAAAAAAGATTTTTAAAAATTATCAGATTAACGGAAAGCTTTTAGGCGTGGCGAAGAAAGACGCCGTCGTTATGCATTGCCTGCCCGCGCACCGCGGCGAGGAAATTACCGCTGATGTCATTGACGGACCGCAATCCGTCGTGGTTGATGAAGCGGAAAACCGTCTGCACGTGCAAAAGGCAGTTTTAGAAATATTGATTTAGGAGGAAAAAATCGTGTCGAAAAAAGTAAAGAAAGTTGTGTTGGCCTATTCCGGTGGTTTGGATACTTCGGTCATTGTTCGCTGGTTGATTGAAACCTATGGTTGTGAAGTGATTTGTTATGCCGCCGATGTCGGGCAGAAAGAAGAATTAACCGGCTTGAAGGAAAAAGCGATCAACACCGGCGCCAGCAAAATATACATTGAAGATCTGCGGGAGGAATTTGCCCGTGATTTCGTGTTTCCCGCTCTCCGCGCCAATGCGATCTATGAAGGAACCTATCTTTTGGGAACGTCACTGGCCCGGCCGCTGATCGCCAAAAGGCATATCGAGATCGCCAGAAAAGAAAAAGCCGATGCAGTTTGTCATGGTGCGACCGGCAAGGGAAACGATCAGGTGCGTTTTGAACTGACCTATATCGCGCTGGATCCTGAAATCAATATCATCGCCGCCTGGAAAGACGACAACTGGACATTTGATTCACGGGAATCCATGATCGATTACGCGAAGAAATACAAAATTCCTATTCCACTGACGAAGAAAAAGCCTTACAGTTCCGACCGCAACCTGCTGCATATTTCCCATGAAGGTGGCATTCTGGAAGACACCTGGGCGGAGCCGCCGGAAGACATGTTTGTATTGACCGCATCGCCGGAAAAAGCGCCGAACAAGCCGACCTATGTGGAAATTGATTTTGTGAAAGGGAACCCGGTGGCTATTGACGGCAAAAAAATGTCTCCGGCGACGCTGATGGATCACATCAACATTTTAGCGGGCAAAAACGGCATCGGCCGTGTGGATATGGTGGAGAACCGTTTTGTCGGCATGAAATCCCGCGGCGTTTATGAAACTCCCGGCGGAACGGTGCTTTGGGCGGCGCATCGCGCCGTAGAATCCATCACGATGGACCGGGAAGTCATGTTCATGCGTGATTCGCTGATTCCCAAATATGCACAACTGGCATACAACGGCTTCTGGTATGCTCCGGAAATGAAGACGCTCCAGACATACATCGACGCGACGCAGGAAAATGTTACCGGCACGGCGAGGATCAAGCTTTATAAAGGGAACTGCATTGTGGTTGGCCGCAAATCGCCTTATTCACTCTACAGTGAAGCGTTTGCCACATTTGAAAAAGATCAGGTCTATAACCAGAAAGACGCTATAGGATTCATCCGGCTGAATGGTTTGCGCCTGCGGATTCAAAAAATGATGAAGAATAAAAAATAACTTTGCGGAGTTCTTTCATGGCCAATACAAAAAAACCATGGGCTGGACGATTTGAAGAAGCCACGGCCAAAAGTGTAGAGAAATTTACCTGTTCTTTGCACTATGATTCAAGACTCTATCGATATGATATAGAAGGATCCATCGCCCATGCAACGATGCTGGCCGAGTCGGGAATTATTTCCCGCAAGGAAGCGGCGGCCATTGTCCGAGGGCTGAAAAGTATTCTGAGCGATATCGAAAAGGGCGGGTTTGTCTTTGATCCGGCCGATGAAGATATTCACATGGCCATTGAAAAAGAATTGATTAAGCGTATTGGCGCGGGAGGGGGAAAACTCCATACCGCGCGCAGCCGCAATGATCAGATCGCTCTGGATGTCCGGCTTTTTCTGCGTGCGGAAATCGATGCCGTCAGCCGGCTTCTTGCGGATCTGCAAAAGCAGTTGATCAAAATGGCCCAAAGCGAGATCAAAACCATTATGCCCGGCTATACGCATCTTCAGAAAGCACAGCCGGTGTTATTATCGCATTATTTTCTGGCTTTTGCGGAAATGTTTTCCCGGGATGCGCAAAGACTCGGCGACTGCAGAAAGCGGCTCAACGTTTTGCCTTTGGGTGCTGCAGCTTTGGCCGGCACAGGTCTGCCCATTGACCGCAATCGTACAGCGGAGCTTTTGAATTTCCCGGCCGTCGGTAATAACAGCATGGATACAGTCGGGGACCGCGACTACGTGGCGGAATTTATTTTCACAGCTTCACTTTCCATGACGCATCTGAGCCGTTTTTGCGAGGACCTGGTTTTATGGTCGTCTGATGAGTTCGGCTTTGTGGAAATTTCGGATGCCTACACCACGGGGAGCAGCATCATGCCCCAGAAGAAAAATCCGGATATCGCGGAACTGATTCGGGGCAAAACGGCGCGGGTCTATGGCGATTTATTCGCGATTCTGACGCTGCTCAAGGGATTGCCCATGACTTACAACCGTGATTTGCAGGAAGATAAAGAGCCGCTGTTTGATGCGGTTGATACGGTGAAGAACTGTCTGGCGATTTTCACGGAAATGCTGGCTCATACTGAATTTAAGGCCGCCCGAATGCATGAGGCAGCGGGCGGTGGTTATTCCACGGCGACCGACGTGGCGGAATATCTGGTGGAAAAAGGCGTGCCGTTCCGCAAGGCTCATGAAATTGTCGGCAACATTGTCGCTCTCTGTGTAAAAAGCAAAAAAACGCTCGCTGATCTCAGTCTGAATGACTATCAGAAATTTTATGCGGGATTTAACGCTGATATCGCCGCCAGAATAAAACTGGAGAATTCCGTCAACGCGCGCAAGCATCGGGGGGGGACGGCTACTGCATCGGTGAAAGAAAGGATTCGCGAATTTGAAAAACGTCTCGCTGATAAATAAAATTTTATTCGGGCTTGCTTTGATACTGCTTGCGACCGGCTGCGGGCTGAAGGCCAATCCCGTTCGTTCTGAGTCCGCCGCTTCAGCAAAACAAGCGGAACAGAGATTATCCTCGTCAGTTGATGGCAACGCCATAGTGCTAGCCTGGCAACTTAAAAATCAGACGGTGATCAGCTACATTAACGTAGAAAAAAGTCAACTGGGCAGTGCGGGAAATGTTTGCAAGGATTGTCCACGCACATTCGAGAGGATTGGCCAGGTGCCGGTTAAAAAAGAAAACGATGAATACAGATTTGTCGATTCTGCAGTGGAAAAAGGAAGAATTTACAGTTATCGTTTAAAACTGTGTGACGAGGCCGGTGTCTGCCGGGAATCGCAAACGGTGGAAGTCGATTATAAATAAACAAATATCCAGGAGGCATTATTTTATGTTTAGAGGAGCCATTACCGCTCTGGTGACGCCATTTAAAAACGGTCAGGTGGATGAAAAAGCATTGAGGGAGCTCATTGAATTTCAGATTGCCGGCGGCATCGATGGTCTGGTGCCCTGTGGGACAACAGGGGAATCGCCGACTCTGACCCATGATGAACATGACCGGGTAATTGAAATCACAATTGACGCCGTAAAGAAAAGGGTGCCGGTGATAGCCGGTACGGGATCCAACAGTACGGCGGAAGCGCTGCGCCTGACGAAACACGCCTATGAAGCAGGCGCGGACGGCGCGCTGATTGCCTGTCCCTATTATAACAAACCGACACAGGAAGGGATCTTTCAGCATTTTCAATTGATTGCGCAAAATGTGCCCATTCCGATTGTCCCTTACAACATTCCGGGAAGAACCGGCGTGAATATGTCGCCGGAATTAATTGCCCGTCTGGCGAAACTGAGCAATATTGTAGGGATTAAGGAAGCGTCCGGTTCGCTGAAACAGATGAATGACGTGATTGATCTGTGCGATCCGGCATTTGATGTTTTATCCGGCGATGACGGAATGACGCTTCCGCTGATGGCTATAGGCGGGAAGGGCATTATTTCCGTTGCATCCAATATTGTTCCCGCCGATATGGCCGCCTTGATCGATGCGGTGGAGGCCGGCAATCTGGCCGGCGCAAGGTCATTGCATCAAAAAATGAGTCCTTTATTCGATGTTCTGTTTATAGAGGTTAACCCGACGCCCGTGAAAGCCGCTCTGTCGCTGATGGGGAAGATCGAATACGAATATCGACTGCCGCTGTGTAAAATGGCCCCGGCAAATTACGATAAACTCAAAAAGGTTATGGAAAATTACGGCTTGATCTCATGATCGGGTCAAAACAATTATGATCTAAGGAGCAGGCGTTATGGTTAAGGTAATCGTCACGGGTGCGGGTGGAAAAATGGGGGGCAGGATTATCAGCCTTATCTCAGCAATGGAGGATATCCAGGTTGTTGGTGCCATTGAAGTGACGGGTCATCCTATTATCGGAAGAGACGTTGGTCATTCTCTGGGATT from the Deltaproteobacteria bacterium HGW-Deltaproteobacteria-6 genome contains:
- a CDS encoding 4-hydroxy-tetrahydrodipicolinate synthase — translated: MFRGAITALVTPFKNGQVDEKALRELIEFQIAGGIDGLVPCGTTGESPTLTHDEHDRVIEITIDAVKKRVPVIAGTGSNSTAEALRLTKHAYEAGADGALIACPYYNKPTQEGIFQHFQLIAQNVPIPIVPYNIPGRTGVNMSPELIARLAKLSNIVGIKEASGSLKQMNDVIDLCDPAFDVLSGDDGMTLPLMAIGGKGIISVASNIVPADMAALIDAVEAGNLAGARSLHQKMSPLFDVLFIEVNPTPVKAALSLMGKIEYEYRLPLCKMAPANYDKLKKVMENYGLIS
- the argH gene encoding argininosuccinate lyase, whose product is MANTKKPWAGRFEEATAKSVEKFTCSLHYDSRLYRYDIEGSIAHATMLAESGIISRKEAAAIVRGLKSILSDIEKGGFVFDPADEDIHMAIEKELIKRIGAGGGKLHTARSRNDQIALDVRLFLRAEIDAVSRLLADLQKQLIKMAQSEIKTIMPGYTHLQKAQPVLLSHYFLAFAEMFSRDAQRLGDCRKRLNVLPLGAAALAGTGLPIDRNRTAELLNFPAVGNNSMDTVGDRDYVAEFIFTASLSMTHLSRFCEDLVLWSSDEFGFVEISDAYTTGSSIMPQKKNPDIAELIRGKTARVYGDLFAILTLLKGLPMTYNRDLQEDKEPLFDAVDTVKNCLAIFTEMLAHTEFKAARMHEAAGGGYSTATDVAEYLVEKGVPFRKAHEIVGNIVALCVKSKKTLADLSLNDYQKFYAGFNADIAARIKLENSVNARKHRGGTATASVKERIREFEKRLADK
- the argF gene encoding ornithine carbamoyltransferase → MKKDLLSFAEMAPADFEEIWLRAARLKKMLKEGKEHASLKGKTLGMIFDKSSTRTRISFEVGMYQLGGIALFLNSRDTQIGRGETLADSARMMSCYLNGIMIRTFAQDSVEELARYASIPVINGLTDLLHPCQILADLFTIKEKKGSYEGVKVAYIGDGNNVANSWIEAATRLPFSLVLACPEGYDPDSRLMEEGRKNGQGRVQLYRDPFEAAKDADVLYTDVWTSMGQEAESQERKKIFKNYQINGKLLGVAKKDAVVMHCLPAHRGEEITADVIDGPQSVVVDEAENRLHVQKAVLEILI
- a CDS encoding acetylornithine transaminase; the protein is MNEKKIMALADKNIMNTYRRVPIALTKGEGVKVWDAEGKEYLDFVAGIAVCNLGHSHPNVVKAIKKQVKNLTHVSNLYYTQPQAEVAALLTKHSFADKAFFCNSGAEANEAAIKLARKYAHENLGPDKFELITMKDSFHGRTMATITATGQEKFQFGFTPLLDGFKYAPFNDPAALEAAITSKTCGIMLEPIQGEGGVIIPEESYLAKVRDICNRHKILMIVDEVQTGIGRTGKLFAYEYSGIKPDIMTLAKALGNGFPVGAMLATDEVSRAFTPGNHASTFGGNLLAMAAAKATLKTMLDEGVLENCRKMGDYFLAKLQDLKAKHAIISGVRGKGLMLACALTIEGADIVRTCQEKGLLINCTGGKTLRFVPPLTIDQKDIDAAISILDAVMEGK
- the argB gene encoding acetylglutamate kinase, whose translation is MEHIQSSMERADILLEALPYIKRFYNKTIVVKYGGHAMVDQDLKDKFARDVVMMKYIGINPVVVHGGGPQIGSLLKKLGKESKFIQGMRVTDEETMNIVEMVLVGMVNKEIVGLINQHGGKAVGLSGKDGNMIEAEKYFLTDEKAKNTPSEIIDIGLVGKVKTVNTELIVSLGQNGFIPVIAPTGIGEHGETYNINADIVAGEVAAALKAEKLLLLTDVAGVLDKDKKLINTMTDKEALNLIDEGIVEGGMFPKVKCCLKALRGGVKKTHIVDGRLKHAILLEVFTDEGIGTEIVL
- a CDS encoding HslU--HslV peptidase ATPase subunit; the protein is MNNSGLTPREIVEKLDRHIIGQADAKRAVAIALRNRWRRQNVPEELADEISPKNIIMIGPTGVGKTEIARRLAKLDNSPFLKVEASKFTEVGYVGRDVESMIRDLVELSINMLKAEEQENVQAKAAEIAEERVLDLLIPPRPVEKKVGDMLNDSDQEQIDLPLTDDQIKKQDATREKMRKWLHDGKLDERMVELEVSEPKSGPMIEIFSAAGMEDMGLNLKDMLGNMMPQKKKRRNVKVPEAIEVMAAEEAQKLIDMDKVTRTALDRVEQSGIIFLDEIDKIVGGDSQHGPDVSREGVQRDLLPIVEGSNVNTRYGMVKTDHILFIAAGAFSGTKPSDLIPELQGRFPIRVELDSLGKDEFVRILTEPNNALVKQYTEMMATEDIQLSFTDDAVEQIAEVATIVNERTENIGARRLYTIMETLLEDISFDAPDLEEKKIVIDAKYVEEKLDNIVEDEDLSRYIL
- a CDS encoding HslU--HslV peptidase proteolytic subunit, encoding MHIKGTTILAVKKDDKITVAGDGQVTLDTTILKHGARKVRRLYNNEVIVGFAGATADAFTLFDRFDQKLEQYNGNLLRAAVELTKDWRTDRVLRHLEALMIAVSRDYSLIISGNGDVIESDDDVMAIGSGGAYAQAAARALVKHSNLSATEIARESMKIASEICIYTNDHITLEEIDLNEEKPKEVKKSKK
- a CDS encoding argininosuccinate synthase translates to MSKKVKKVVLAYSGGLDTSVIVRWLIETYGCEVICYAADVGQKEELTGLKEKAINTGASKIYIEDLREEFARDFVFPALRANAIYEGTYLLGTSLARPLIAKRHIEIARKEKADAVCHGATGKGNDQVRFELTYIALDPEINIIAAWKDDNWTFDSRESMIDYAKKYKIPIPLTKKKPYSSDRNLLHISHEGGILEDTWAEPPEDMFVLTASPEKAPNKPTYVEIDFVKGNPVAIDGKKMSPATLMDHINILAGKNGIGRVDMVENRFVGMKSRGVYETPGGTVLWAAHRAVESITMDREVMFMRDSLIPKYAQLAYNGFWYAPEMKTLQTYIDATQENVTGTARIKLYKGNCIVVGRKSPYSLYSEAFATFEKDQVYNQKDAIGFIRLNGLRLRIQKMMKNKK